CTGAATAGATGAAGAAATACTTTTATCAAAAGACGAGAAGATCATACACAAAGGTCCACAGATGACAGACAATAAAACACAtcaacaaactaaataataataatttcctttagcacatttaaaagctgcatatcaacagacaaataaaagcaaacagagatacagaaatatagaaaataaatacatctatTTAGAAGTGCCAGTGATAAGGACTGCCTCACCTGTGAATGCTAAATTTAAGGACACAGTATATCTCTGTGCTCCAGCTGTTTATCCTGATCCACAGGATCTGCCCTGGTTTACTGTCCAGTAGTCCCTGCCTTGGCTTTGTCCTCCTTCCTGTTCACCTGTCTGTCAGTTTCCTCCTCACCATCTGTCCTGTACCCTGTCATGGTTTCATTAAACTACCTCTCCCCCATCAACCTTGTCCACTGTAACTCCTCCAGCTTGCTGAACTcactcttgttttgtgttttcctctGACGATCATCTGGAATCTGCTCCTAGAAGGGAGCTATGTCATGGTCCTGGTTGGCCTGTCCTTGTACTGTTGTGTTTTCCTTGTGTTCTCTGTGTCCTCCTCAGTTTTCCCCATGTTACTCTTGTTAGTTGCCCAGTTACTCTTCACCCCGGTTAAATTACTAGTCTCTGTGTGTTTAAGCTCCTCTGTTTCAGTCATTATGTGTTGATCAGAGTttgctgtatgtgtgtatgtttctctTGTCTGTGTTTTCTGCTCTTCAGCTCTGTCATTTTCTTTGTGTAtggattttatttaacattagaaCTGCACCTAGATCCACCTCTTGCATTTGCTTTGCCTGCCTGCATGATTAGAGGAAGATATGATAAAGAAGAGGGCGGCACTgtagttcagtggttagcactttcagctaacaacaagaaggttgctggtttgagtcccagctccagtttcccccacagcgcGAATACAtaaggtataggtgaattaggtaaacaaaacTGACCAAAGTGtaggagtgtgtatgtgtatgagtgtgtgtctgtgtcagtgagtgcgtttacatggacacagagttgggcaagctactagaaaaatgtagtgagctaagctattagctactctacttaaaatgtaccttaactacactaaaagctaccccctgggaactgtagcaagctaagctaaaagctacttggcaaaagaggcttagctacatctaaactattattgcaattttcatttttaaatcatagcaacttaaatccaagtcaatcacatcttagtgatcaataaaactgtcaatgaaacatatgaggcagaatagttcagttcagttatttactgtaaatgatatgctgtactaaacagaaacacacagtatataacagctaaaacaatccAATAacaccaggtgttacacatttaaaatactatagtcattaatagtaaagggaaatatattggaataagcattatatatatacactaaagtatttttattttttgagcacagcatcagcaattaagttattgcatcttaacatgtactacTTGAGGTATGGTCATGAGGAAATAACTCCTCTccttcagtcatctttccatcaagcaagtttcaccagaggtggcagtaatgcaccaagacctttgttgtcgaacaccgtaaaacaggaagaagaagaagaaatcgtcattctcgccatcatatggatttactgtcatcggctagacaccggcctcacagctccgtgagagtcggtgccgtcacttattgatctgcgatcggtaaatgtagcttgtgtggacgctactgcgctactttactaataaaatagcttcgctactgaaaagctatttgatttaaaagtaagctacttttacattgatttttacatttgatttgtaAGTAGCTACGCTaccgccatgctactgagaaatgtagttaagtacaagtagtgacgctactgcccaacactgcatggacaccaataattcgattttaatgggATTAAGACAATACTGTGATTAAGAATAACCATATAAACAGCGGTTTTTGATTAACTTTATCCGATTAAGGATAATCAAACTAAAgtgaaattgaattaagacgtgtggagtatgctgattttagtcgcatttttaaagtgtagtacagacatgtaaacatgaactattaccatcatgtaggacttatCGGCGCGTTTCaaacaggatagtccacacacacacacacacacacacacacacacacacacacacacacacacacacacacacacacggctgtttgacactctttgcacctaccgagtcagtgcagaccacagacgcctgcatcgtgaaatgcagaggttttttcttccgttcagcatgcggtatgaagttccattaaaacaacactcttccagcagttcatagatgcatctaatatctcgtttgtcacagggggcatgcaggaaatgttcccaaatgaaagtgaaagtgcaaaACTGTacttaaagtcgacaaattaaaaataaaacacctgaaattacaggaaactctggAGAAAATGCGGATAGTGTGGTGACTTGATGAcaataattgaattatgtgcaACATGAAAGCAACTTATAATTCAAAAAGCAGCtgatgtaaacgccttaatcttattattgtcttaattagattaaggcaaatgattccattactgatgtccatgtaaacgtagtcagtgttacCTGATAATTATCAACATAGAGATGGGTCAAAATAGACAGAATGGAGAAAACAACATCAGTGTGATCATTCCACTCTTACCAGAAAGGACTTGTAAGGTGCTGTATCATTTTATAGCTGACTTGTGTGCAAATTCCGCTAATAGACAATGTAGTTTACTGGCTTATTTGCTGTTTCTTAAGAGATAGTTCTcctaaacatttactcacccttaagtggttccaaacctttatgatctTTTTATTCTGCTTAACAGATAATAGTCTTTTCATGACAGCTGAAAACCATTAGCCATTGACCTACATGGTAGGAAAAATAACTGTTgtctaagtcaatggttacaggcttcttTCTACAGGCATtgtcttttatgtttaacaggagAAACAAAGATTGAGAAAGGTTTATAaccccttgagggtgagtaaaaaattgtacatttattttttgggtaaactacccCTTAAACAACCACTGCCAAAACCTGAATCTAAACgttatttaaaaacagtaaaatattaaataagaaacaattattaatgtattttcaagTGCAGATGATATcactattgtgcatgttcattaacatgatatactattttatttaatttgagaaaGAAGCACTTTGACTTACTGAGCTCTTTTGGAGGATTTGATGACTGCtgatagtctgatgagacactcgtctgatctctggaatttctgaagctcaaactcctccagctcctcctctgaggtcaacaacacaaagaccaCAGCAGACCACTGTGCAGGTGAAAGGCAAGCAGACGACAGACTTCCTCTACTAAGGTGAGACTGAATCTGTTTCAGCAGAGTTTgatcattcagttcattcagacagtaaaacagattgatggatctctctggagaCAGATTGCCTTTAAGTTTCTTCTTGATGTATGCAATTATTTCCTCTTTGCTCTGGTCACTGTCATCCTCCTGTGTCAATAGGCCGCGTAAGAGTTGTCGATTGGACTGGAGTGACAGACCGAGAAGGAAGCGAAGGTAAAGGTCCAGATGTCCATTCTCACTTTCCAGAGCCTTGTCCACTGCAGTCTTCAGCAAATCAATCATACATTTAGTTTTGCTTATGTGTATAAAAAAACATCCATGCTTCTTGTTGATGTCTAGAAACAGATGCTGATAAAGGGCTGCAATGAACTCCTGAATGCTCAAGTGAAGAAAGCAGTACATGGTACCAAGAATGATTCCTGTCTCCTCCTTAAAGATCTGGGTACACATGCCTGAGTACACCGATGCCTTATCGTCAATGTCACAGTCTTTCAGATCGCTCTCATAGAAGATCACATTGTTTCTTTCCAGCTGCTGGAAGGCCAGTTTCCCCAGTGAAAGGATGACGTTTGGATCCCAGGAGACATCTGGTGTGTTTTCTTCATCATactttcttctgctctgctggatctgaaagcggagaaagtgtgtgtacatctgtgtcagagtcttgggagattcctgcagtgtttcagaattagccctgtgtttcagttcagtatttctgttctccttcaaaatattctggagaacagtggctgaaatccagcagaagactgggatgtggcacataataaagaggctctttgactgtttaatgtgatcaatgattTCTCTGGCCTGATTCTGATCTGTGAGTCTCTTTCTGAAGTACTCATCCTTTTGGGCATCACTGAATCCTCGTATCTCTGTCAACCGGTCGATACAGTCAGCAGGAATCTTActggcagctgctggtctgctggttatccagatgagagcagaaggaagcagatttcccttgatgaggttcgtcaggagaacatccagagagactgctgaagatacatcacgacacgtctcattaccagcaaagttcagaggaagacgacattcatccaatccatcaaggatgaaaaggactttgaatcgtgtgcttcttgtaaggttcagtcctttagtctctgggaaaaactgagttatgaggtcttttaaactttgttttttcTTCTCCATTAAGTTCATCTCTCTAaatggaagaggaaatatgaagctgatgtcttgattttcttttccttcagcccaatccagaacaaacttttgcacagagactgatttCCCGATGCCAGCAACTCCTTTTGTCAGGACAGTTCTGATCTGCTCGTCTTGTTCAGgtgcttcaaacaaatgtttgcattcaacctgtatctctagtgactgatgacgtctggaagcagcttcaacctgtctgatctcatgttcagtgttgacctgttcactctcaccctgagtgatatagagatctgtgtagatgttattcagaagtATGGAGTCTCCTTGCTGAGCAATTCCTTCAAACACACTTTGATATTTCTTCTTCAGGCTACATTTAAGCTGATTGATTAAGAACAGCTCGCCTAAACACAGGAGCAAAGAAACATATTTATTCTTGACTTATTTGTAAGTGACAGTCTGACAGATGGCCATGAGTCTCTTACCCTCGAGAGTATCAGCAACTTGATCTTGCTTCATCTCTCTCAGGAAGAAAAGTGTGAGATCAAGAGCTGCTTCTGTGATTCTGCTTCTGTTCTCATTAAAGTCCTTTACAAACTCTTGACTGTTTTCTTCATGTAAGATTTTCTTAAATTTCTCCAGTTCATTCTTCAGAAATCTGATCATTTTGCTCTCAAGATTCTACGATTGAAGAAACGAGAACAACATTTAACCAAACCATTCACACACAGTTGTAGATCCACAACTTgcttaataatcaaaaatacattataatacatgATACTATGAGtctgttaaatgcttgattctgattagctGATGAATATTCAaaggttattttcagataaacacacagttaA
This region of Danio aesculapii chromosome 4, fDanAes4.1, whole genome shotgun sequence genomic DNA includes:
- the LOC130222032 gene encoding NLR family CARD domain-containing protein 3-like, producing the protein MAEERVKDSLSEKHSVRSGSCVSSSVSLKSDWSKGGYLPKFREKTPSSAQRVRSGSCVSSSVSLKSDQSKELNPSKFRERTPSSAQSVEYELSDSGNETHRRHKSFTDNLQWIFQNLESKMIRFLKNELEKFKKILHEENSQEFVKDFNENRSRITEAALDLTLFFLREMKQDQVADTLEGELFLINQLKCSLKKKYQSVFEGIAQQGDSILLNNIYTDLYITQGESEQVNTEHEIRQVEAASRRHQSLEIQVECKHLFEAPEQDEQIRTVLTKGVAGIGKSVSVQKFVLDWAEGKENQDISFIFPLPFREMNLMEKKKQSLKDLITQFFPETKGLNLTRSTRFKVLFILDGLDECRLPLNFAGNETCRDVSSAVSLDVLLTNLIKGNLLPSALIWITSRPAAASKIPADCIDRLTEIRGFSDAQKDEYFRKRLTDQNQAREIIDHIKQSKSLFIMCHIPVFCWISATVLQNILKENRNTELKHRANSETLQESPKTLTQMYTHFLRFQIQQSRRKYDEENTPDVSWDPNVILSLGKLAFQQLERNNVIFYESDLKDCDIDDKASVYSGMCTQIFKEETGIILGTMYCFLHLSIQEFIAALYQHLFLDINKKHGCFFIHISKTKCMIDLLKTAVDKALESENGHLDLYLRFLLGLSLQSNRQLLRGLLTQEDDSDQSKEEIIAYIKKKLKGNLSPERSINLFYCLNELNDQTLLKQIQSHLSRGSLSSACLSPAQWSAVVFVLLTSEEELEEFELQKFQRSDECLIRLSAVIKSSKRAQLQGCYLTVQCCESLSSALQSSNCVLRELDLSNNDLQDSGVKLLSDGLKSQHCKLETLRLSGCMVTEEGCGFLSSALTSNPSHLRELDLSYNHPGDSGVKLLSEQLEDPNYTLDKLNLDHGGDARITAGPCKYVCFLTLDPNTAHTRLILSEENREVECVWKNQPYPDHPDRFDYHPQVLCRESVCGRCYWETDWSEDGAVDISVSYKSTRRKGRGVECVFGYNAQSWSLSCFSSSFSFRHNNTHTCLPVKPLSRRIGVFVDHSAGTLIFYNIYRDTMSLIHSVQTTFTEPLWPGFGLYYSGSSVKLS